The Epilithonimonas zeae genome contains the following window.
GGTTACCGGGTTTAATTTTTGAAATTCAGGATGATAAGAGCAACTTTATCTATAAGCTTGTTAAAAATCAGAACTTTTCAGAAAATTTTGCAACAGATGATTTTCTGGAATCGAATTTTGGAAATAAGGCTGTTGTTATCAATGAAAAACAAAAGAAAAAATTATTGATGGATTTTTACAACGATCCTTTTTCTTTTGAAAGAACCAATTTGAAAAATAGCTCTAATCTGAATATTAATATAGGAGGTAAACAGATCAGCAATATCGAAGAACTGAATGCCCAGGTAAAGAACCTGCAGACCATTATAAGAAAATATAATAATCCTATTGAAGTTGATAAAGCCATAAGATATAATTAATTACTTGATAATCATCTTTTTATAATTTTATTAATGAGATTTGTAATTATGATGAAATGCTGATCTCGCTAATACATGAAATGATCCATAAATTGTTTGAAATGTTTAACTAAGTAAATTTTATCAATGCCCACACCACAAGAAATTCAAAAGGTTTTTTCTCCATTCTATAACGCTGAAACCAATATCTGGGAGCGCTTTTCGGAAAAAATAATGGTCAGAGAATTTCAGAAAAATGAGGTCATAAAAGGCTATCAGGGCGTAGAAAAATATTTGAATATTGTAGCCAAAGGTTCTGTAGGTTTATTCGTTTGGAACGGAAAAAAGACATCTGCATCAACTTGTTGTATGAAAACAGTTTTATGAGCGATTATTTTTCTTTCCTCAAACAGCAACCTTCAGGCATTAAAACACAAGCATTAGAAGAATGTATATTATGGTCGATCAGCTATCCAGACCTCAATGAACTCTATTCCCGGAATGAGACAGGATTAAGGATTGGTAAAGCAATCCCCGAAATATTGTTCCTGCGAAAACAACAGGATCAGATCAATCTTCTGACACTGAGTCCGGAGGAATGTTATCTCAACCTCATCAATCAGCGTCCTGAAATTTTCCAGCGTACACCTCTCAAAATTATCGCTTCTTACCTGGGATTAACTGCGGAAAGTCTTATCCGCCTCATAAAAAGAGTTACCGGGAAGTAAAACTTACCCATCGTCAAGTGGATTTATATTTCATATAATTAATTTTGGATGATCTAATTCAAAAAAACATGAAAGAAAGAAAGAAAGAAAGAAAGAAAGAAAGAAAGAAAGAAAGAAAGAAAGAAAGAAAGAAAGAAAGAAAACGACTTGGGAGCATTGTCGTTTTTTATGCTATTGCCATTCTGTTTCGCTTTTTGGCGGTGAAAACCCATCTGTTTGATTTTACCGACAACGAATTTATAAAAATTTCACTCCGAGGGATTGGCCCCGCTATCGGTGCTTTTGTTTAGTTTAAATTGTTTAATGTTCCCTTAAAGTTTTCCCTGAAAGGAAATTACCGAAACTTATTTCTGCCTTTGTTTGTTTTCTGCATTGTTCCGGTCGTTCTCATTGGAAAAGTCAGCTATATTCAACAGGGACAATTTCCTTTTATGCTTCTTTTCACAGTTTTGGTGTATGGTTTATTGGAAGAGATCGGTTGGCGTGGATTTTTACAGGAACAATTGAAAAATCTGCCGAAACTTCAAAGCATCATCATTATCACTGTTTTATGGTTTATCTGGCATCTGAATTTTGAATTCACAGATTCCAATATGATTTTTCTTGGTGTCTTGTTTTTAGGTACGTGGGGAATCGGCAAAGTATATAATAATACCTATTCATTACTGGCTGTAGCCGGATTTCATTCGCGGAATAATTTTTTCAGAAATGGTCTTCATCAGACGGAATTGATCTTAATTGTCATCTTATTGGTGATTTGGATTATATATTTATGATTTTCTATAATTCTCTCGAAAAGACAGGGAAATAAATACTTCTGTTTTAATAACGACACATTTATAAGTAAATATCAACCGAAAAATAAGAGGATTTTACAATTAATTAATAGATAAACAATGATACATCTATCAAAACAAGGAAATTACATTATTAAACCGGTATTAATAATTATAATATGGATAAGTTCAACGCTAAACTTCTTTGGGCAGACAAAGGAATCTGACCAGAAATATCCGGTAGATAGTTTACGT
Protein-coding sequences here:
- a CDS encoding cyclic nucleotide-binding domain-containing protein, which translates into the protein MSDYFSFLKQQPSGIKTQALEECILWSISYPDLNELYSRNETGLRIGKAIPEILFLRKQQDQINLLTLSPEECYLNLINQRPEIFQRTPLKIIASYLGLTAESLIRLIKRVTGK
- a CDS encoding CPBP family intramembrane glutamic endopeptidase; this translates as MFVFCIVPVVLIGKVSYIQQGQFPFMLLFTVLVYGLLEEIGWRGFLQEQLKNLPKLQSIIIITVLWFIWHLNFEFTDSNMIFLGVLFLGTWGIGKVYNNTYSLLAVAGFHSRNNFFRNGLHQTELILIVILLVIWIIYL